A segment of the Streptococcus dysgalactiae subsp. dysgalactiae genome:
TTGGGCTCCCCTGGGCGAACATTCCTCAATGTGATTTGATTGACTTGGGGAGTACCATTATAAACCTCTCGGCGCCCTTTCATAAAGACAATTTTACCAGCAGTGAATTCTTCCACATTATAAGGTTGGGCATCCCAAAGATTTCCTGAAATTTCGCCAGTGTCATCCTGAAAGGTAAGGTTAATAAAATCTTTCCCAGCTCTTGTTTTACGAACTTCCGCCGACTTAATGAGGTAAAAACCTTCAAAAAGCTGGTCTTTTTTCATTTGGTTAATTTTCATTGTTTTCCTCTTCTAATAGGGGCATGTTTAAGAGAGATGCTGTTGCTTGGTCTTGATAGGTTTCAATCGTATTTAGAGCACGAACAATAGCATTTGTCCTTGTTGAAATGAGTTGTTCCAGGGTATTATTAGCGGTATTCATTTGTTTTTGGGCTTTAACTAATAAACCTCCAAATTTATCGAATTCCAATTTGACATTTCCCAAGATTTTACTGATATCATCAGCATTTTTTTGAATATTGAGGGTTTTGAAGCCAACAGACAAGGAATTCAACAGAGCAGACAAGGTTGATGGGCCTGCAACCACGATATTTTCTTCCCGACGAAGGCTATCAAAGAAAGCAGCATTTCTGACCACTTCTGAATACAGACCTTCGGTTGGTAAAAACATAATACCAAAATTGGTGGTCTCTGGAGGATTCAGATACTTTTTACGAATATCTTTGGCAAAACGCTTAATGGCTGCTAACAAAGCTTTTCGGCTATTTTCAATAGCTAATTTGTCTCCAAGTTCGTAAGCATCTTCTAAACGGTAATAATCTTCAAGAGGGAATTTGGAATCAATTGGGAGGTAAATGTAATCTCCCTGACCATTTCCAGGTAGCTTAATCGCATATTCTACTCGTTCAGTAGAGCCACTAATCGTCACAAATTCTCTTTCATACTGGTGAGACGTCATAATATCCTCAATAATTTGACCCAGTTGAAGTTCACCAAGGATTCCTCGAGTTTTGGTATTGGACAAGACTTTATTGAGGGTGCCTACATCTTGAGCCACAGTACGCATTTCTCCTAATCCTTTATTCACACTTTCTAGTTGCTTGGAAACCGAATCAAAGGAGGCATGCAGACGATTCTTTAGGGTCTCTTCTAATTTTTCTTCGACTGTTTGACGCATCTCTTCCAAACGTTTTTCGTTGGATTCTTGCATATTTTTGAGCGACTGGTTAACTTGCTGGTTAATCACTTCTAAGCGTTGGTCAGACCGGTCCCTACTGTCAGACAAACTACGGTGCAAGACGTCACGAATCTCTGTGAATTGTTGATAAAGATCGGTTTGCTGTCTGGTCATCAGACTGGTTACTTCCAATAACTGTTGCTTATTGGCAGTGTCCAACTGATAAGTCATTTGGTCAGACAAATTATCCGCATTGCTCTCTAAGGTTTGAGAAAGGTGGTCTTGAAGACGATTTAGCTTTATCAGTAAATAGATGCCTAAGCCCACAAGAA
Coding sequences within it:
- the rmuC gene encoding DNA recombination protein RmuC; amino-acid sequence: MDLIMFVLVLVLVGLGIYLLIKLNRLQDHLSQTLESNADNLSDQMTYQLDTANKQQLLEVTSLMTRQQTDLYQQFTEIRDVLHRSLSDSRDRSDQRLEVINQQVNQSLKNMQESNEKRLEEMRQTVEEKLEETLKNRLHASFDSVSKQLESVNKGLGEMRTVAQDVGTLNKVLSNTKTRGILGELQLGQIIEDIMTSHQYEREFVTISGSTERVEYAIKLPGNGQGDYIYLPIDSKFPLEDYYRLEDAYELGDKLAIENSRKALLAAIKRFAKDIRKKYLNPPETTNFGIMFLPTEGLYSEVVRNAAFFDSLRREENIVVAGPSTLSALLNSLSVGFKTLNIQKNADDISKILGNVKLEFDKFGGLLVKAQKQMNTANNTLEQLISTRTNAIVRALNTIETYQDQATASLLNMPLLEEENNEN